One stretch of Sebastes umbrosus isolate fSebUmb1 chromosome 5, fSebUmb1.pri, whole genome shotgun sequence DNA includes these proteins:
- the LOC119488344 gene encoding interferon-induced protein with tetratricopeptide repeats 1B-like isoform X2 — MMSAAQSQTTLVSKLEALQCHFTWDLDPSRNKLFHLRDQLKDIGTEEGNSWLGRIYNLQGFIQYKLGLTKDAQNLFNKAAEAFRQMRSADEGPWLVVNYGNLAWLNHHLGDQAESQAYLTKIDALMSKYPSPSQDELHPEIYAEKAWNLMNISTDTKLAADYFQRAIKMQPDMVEWNTSHVLVLARSFTDSNTRLEADMLEKVRIAKEQDPENLYLAAYYLEQCGKKGERIEDEARELARKVLRNPVSSYSGIKKLLRVYRNYVSIDEAIELADEALENHPDERYLKRCAALCYKWKIYFSDNRPEQSMIDRAISLHEEVISLYPHSRFVKEIDLAYMYAKSNHGHAKAEQMYQELLERDLEPQEKQVLYNHYAKYLIFERREYQSSIRYHMKAAAIPQQSFYRENSIKVLEKIKDKNRNPMCREIEEFLENLQEP; from the exons ATGATGAG TGCTGCTCAGAGTCAAACAACACTGGTGTCCAAACTGGAGGCCCTGCAGTGCCACTTCACCTGGGATCTGGACCCCAGCAGGAACAAACTTTTCCATCTCAGGGACCAGCTGAAGGACATCggcacagaggagggaaacagctggctggGTCGTATTTACAACCTGCAGGGGTTCATTCAATACAAGCTGGGGCTCACTAAAGACGCCCAGAATTTGTTCAACAAGGCTGCAGAGGCCTTCCGCCAGATGAGAAGTGCAGATGAGGGTCCCTGGTTAGTGGTGAACTACGGGAACCTGGCTTGGCTGAACCACCACCTGGGAGACCAAGCAGAGAGTCAGGCTTACCTGACAAAGATCGACGCCCTGATGAGTAAATACCCATCTCCATCCCAGGATGAGCTCCATCCAGAGATCTACGCTGAGAAAGCCTGGAACCTGATGAATATCAGCACAGACACAAAACTGGCTGCAGATTACTTCCAGAGAGCCATCAAGATGCAgccggacatggtggagtggaaCACCAGCCACGTCTTAGTGTTAGCGAGATCTTTTACAGACAGCAACACAAGGCTGGAGGCTGACATGTTGGAGAAAGTGAGAATCGCCAAGGAACAGGATCCAGAGAACTTGTACCTCGCTGCTTACTACCTTGAGCAATGTGgtaagaaaggagagagaattgaagatgaagcacgagagttagccagaaaggttttgagaaatcccgtcagcagctacagtggtataaaaaaattattaaggGTTTACAGAAACTATGTTTCTATTGATGAGGCCATTGAATTGGCTGACGAggctctggaaaaccatccagaTGAGCGTTATCTGAAGAGATGTGCTGCACTCTGCTACAAATGGAAGATATATTTTAGTGACAATCGCCCAGAGCAAAGCATGATAGACAGAGCAATCAGTCTCCATGAGGAGGTGATTTCTCTTTACCCTCATTCTCGATTTGTGAAGGAAATAGACCTTGCATATATGTACGCAAAATCCAATCACGGCCATGCTAAAGCTGAGCAGATGTATCAGGAACTGCTAGAAAGGGATCTGGAACCTCAAGAGAAGCAGGTCCTTTACAACCACTacgcaaaatatttaatcttcgAGCGACGGGAGTACCAAAGTTCAATACGATATCACATGAAGGCGGCAGCGATACCGCAACAATCCTTCTATCGTGAAAACAGCATCAAAGTCCTGGAGAagattaaagacaaaaacaggaacCCAATGTGTAGAGAAATAGAGGAGTTTCTAGAAAACCTGCAAGAGCCATAG
- the LOC119488344 gene encoding interferon-induced protein with tetratricopeptide repeats 1-like isoform X1, which yields MMSAAQSETILESKLEALQCHFTWDLDPSRSVLLRRREKFEDIGTEEGNSWLGHIYNLRGFIQYKLGLTTDAQSLFNKAAEAFRQMRSADEGPWLVVNYGNLAWLNHHLGDQAESQAYLTKIDALKNKYPSPSQDELHPEIYAEKAWTLMKFSRDRNLAADYFQRAIKMQPDMVEWNTSHVLGLARAFKDSNTGLEADMLEKVRIAKEQDPENLYLAVYYLEQCVKKGERIEDEARELARKVLRNPVSSYSGMKPLMMVYRNYVSIDEAIELADEALENHPDERYLKRCAALCYKWKIIFFRDSRPKQSMIDRAISLNKEVISLYPHSSLTKELALANIHAKSNHGQGEAEEIYWELLERDLEPPEKQVLYNHYAKYLFYDQRDPQSSIRYNMKAAAIPHQSFFRGDSITTLKNIKDKNRNPMCREIEEFLANLQKP from the exons ATGATGAG TGCTGCTCAGAGTGAAACTATACTGGAGTCCAAACTGGAGGCCTTGCAGTGCCACTTCACCTGGGATCTGGACCCCAGCAGGTCCGTACTTCTACGTCGCAGGGAAAAGTTCGAGGACATCggcacagaggagggaaacagctggctggGTCACATTTACAACCTGCGGGGGTTCATTCAATACAAGCTGGGGTTGACTACAGACGCCCAGAGTTTGTTCAACAAGGCTGCAGAGGCCTTCCGCCAGATGAGAAGTGCAGATGAGGGTCCCTGGTTAGTGGTGAACTACGGGAACCTGGCTTGGCTGAACCACCACCTGGGAGACCAAGCAGAGAGTCAGGCTTACCTGACAAAGATCGACGCCCTGAAGAATAAATACCCATCTCCATCCCAGGACGAGCTCCATCCAGAGATCTACGCTGAAAAAGCCTGGACCCTGATGAAGTTCAGCAGAGACAGAAATCTGGCTGCAGATTACTTCCAGAGAGCCATCAAGATGCAgccggacatggtggagtggaaCACCAGCCACGTCTTAGGGTTAGCGAGAGCTTTTAAAGACAGCAACACGGGGCTGGAGGCTGACATGTTGGAGAAAGTGAGAATCGCCAAGGAACAGGATCCAGAGAACTTGTACCTCGCTGTTTACTACCTTGAGCAATGTGttaagaaaggagagagaattgAAGATGAAGCTCGAGAGTTAGCCAGAAAGGTTTTGAGAAATCCCGTCAGCAGCTACAGTGGTATGAAACCATTAATGATGGTTTACAGAAACTATGTTTCTATTGATGAGGCCATTGAATTGGCAGACGAggctctggaaaaccatccagaTGAGCGTTATCTGAAGAGATGTGCTGCACTCTGTTACAAATGgaagatcatttttttcagggACAGTCGCCCAAAGCAAAGCATGATAGACAGAGCAATCAGTCTCAATAAGGAGGTGATTTCTCTTTACCCTCATTCTTCACTTACGAAGGAACTAGCTCTCGCAAATATACATGCAAAATCCAATCACGGCCAGGGTGAAGCTGAGGAGATATATTGGGAACTGCTAGAAAGGGATCTGGAACCTCCTGAGAAGCAGGTCCTTTACAACCACTACGCAAAATATTTATTCTACGATCAACGGGACCCGCAAAGTTCAATACGATATAACATGAAGGCGGCAGCGATACCGCATCAATCCTTCTTTCGTGGGGACAGCATCACAACTCTGAAGAacattaaagacaaaaacaggaacCCAATGTGTAGAGAAATAGAGGAGTTTCTGGCAAATCTGCAAAAACCATAG
- the LOC119488353 gene encoding interferon-induced protein with tetratricopeptide repeats 1-like → MMSAAQSQTTLVSKLEALQCHFTWDLEASRNKLFHLRDQLEDIGTEEGNCWLGHIYNLWGFIQYKLGLTEDAQSLFNKAAEAFHQMRSADEGPWLVVNYGNLAWLNHHLGDQAESQAYLTKIDALMNKYPSPSQDELHPEIYAEKAWTLMKFSRDEKLAADYLQRAIKMQPDMVEWNTSHVLGLARAFKHSNTGLEADMLEKVRIAKEQDPENLYLAAYYLEQCAKKGERIEDEARELARKVLRNPVSSYNGMKPLMMVYRNYVSIDEAIELAEEALENHPDERYLKRCAALCYKWKIIFNRDSRPKQSMIDRAISLHEEVISLYPHSSLMKEIDLSHIYTKFNQGQAKADQMYRQLLERDLEPSDKQVLYHHYAKYLHFDRNEYESSIRYHMKAAAIPQQSFCYESSITTLKKITAKGRNRMCREIEEFLANLQEP, encoded by the exons ATGATGAG TGCTGCTCAGAGTCAAACCACACTGGTGTCCAAACTGGAGGCCTTGCAGTGCCACTTCACCTGGGATCTGGAAGCCAGCAGGAACAAACTTTTCCATCTCAGGGACCAGCTGGAGGACATCggcacagaggagggaaactgctgGCTGGGTCACATTTACAACCTGTGGGGGTTCATTCAATATAAGCTGGGGTTGACCGAAGACGCCCAGAGTTTGTTCAACAAGGCTGCAGAGGCCTTCCACCAGATGAGAAGTGCAGATGAGGGTCCCTGGTTAGTGGTGAACTACGGGAACCTGGCTTGGCTGAACCACCACCTGGGAGACCAAGCAGAGAGTCAGGCTTACCTGACAAAGATCGACGCCCTGATGAATAAATATCCATCTCCATCCCAGGACGAGCTCCATCCAGAGATCTATGCTGAAAAAGCCTGGACCCTGATGAAGTTCAGCAGAGATGAAAAGCTGGCTGCAGATTACCTCCAGAGAGCCATCAAGATGCAgccggacatggtggagtggaaCACCAGCCACGTCTTAGGGTTAGCGAGAGCTTTTAAACACAGCAACACGGGGCTGGAGGCTGACATGTTGGAGAAAGTGAGAATCGCCAAGGAACAGGATCCAGAGAACTTGTACCTCGCTGCTTACTACCTTGAGCAATGTGctaagaaaggagagagaattgAAGATGAAGCACGAGAGTTAGCCAGAAAGGTTTTGAGAAATCCCGTCAGCAGCTACAATGGTATGAAACCATTAATGATGGTTTACAGAAACTATGTTTCTATTGATGAGGCCATTGAATTGGCAGAGGAggctctggaaaaccatccagaTGAGCGTTATCTGAAGAGATGTGCTGCACTCTGTTACAAATGGAAGATCATTTTTAACAGGGACAGTCGCCCAAAGCAAAGCATGATAGACAGAGCAATCAGTCTCCATGAGGAGGTGATTTCTCTTTACCCTCATTCTTCACTTATGAAGGAAATAGACCTCtcacatatatacacaaaatTCAATCAAGGCCAGGCTAAAGCTGACCAGATGTATCGGCAACTGCTAGAAAGGGATCTGGAACCTTCAGATAAGCAGGTCCTTTACCACCACTACGCAAAATATTTACACTTCGATCGAAACGAGTACGAAAGTTCTATACGATATCACATGAAGGCGGCAGCGATACCGCAACAATCCTTCTGTTATGAGAGCAGCATCACAACTCTGAAGAAGATTACAGCCAAAGGCAGGAACCGAATGTGTAGAGAAATAGAGGAGTTTCTGGCAAACCTGCAAGAGCCATAG